The following proteins are encoded in a genomic region of Pyrus communis chromosome 11, drPyrComm1.1, whole genome shotgun sequence:
- the LOC137707763 gene encoding uncharacterized protein, which translates to MNAFKAYKASVPIAWSPNLYITLVRGIPGTRRLHRRTLEALRLGKCNRTVMRWNTPTVRGMLQQVKRLVAIETEEMYKARKQNLESHRALRPPLVVNHQPGSASGPS; encoded by the exons atgaatgcTTTCAAGGCTTATAAAGCCAGTGTCCCAATTGCATGGAGCCCTAATCTGTATATAACTTTGGTGAGGGGAATCCCCGGAACTAGGAGACTTCACAGGCGTACTTTAGAGGCATTACGTCTCGGAAAATGCAATCGAACTGTCATGCGATGGAATACTCCTACAGTTAGGGGAATGCTCCAACAG GTTAAGAGATTGGTTGCGATTGAGACAGAAGAGATGTATAAGGCCCGCAAACAAAACTTGGAAAGTCACCGAGCTCTACGTCCCCCATTGGTCGTAAATCACCAACCTGGTTCTGCAAGTGGACCTTCTTAA